In one Streptomyces marincola genomic region, the following are encoded:
- a CDS encoding alpha/beta fold hydrolase: MMDDHTATPLRTGRAAVNGTSLHYRTAGSGPAVVLLHGVPKTGYHWRHLVPRLTPHYTVVVPDLRGLGDSARPADGYDSATMSDDIAELMAHLGHETYAVVGEDWGAVIGYQLAARHRDHVSALVFAEALFPGFGFEDHTALTPENVTSGLHLWHLGFYFQPDVPEMLIAGHERELITYMIKFERSRPDTATPDAIDEYVRCYSMPGGIRAMLSIYRAMLVDAEQNRQAARKKLDIPVLALGGSAFIGDRNESQMRLMAHDVTGHVFDAGHDLAEEVPDEMADVLLPFLAGSA, encoded by the coding sequence ATGATGGACGACCACACCGCGACACCCCTGCGCACCGGCCGTGCCGCCGTCAACGGAACGAGTCTGCACTACCGGACGGCCGGGTCCGGCCCTGCCGTGGTGCTGCTGCACGGCGTACCCAAGACCGGCTACCACTGGCGCCACCTTGTCCCGAGGCTGACGCCCCATTACACCGTCGTCGTACCGGACCTCCGCGGCCTCGGCGACTCCGCCCGCCCCGCGGACGGCTACGACTCCGCGACGATGAGCGACGACATCGCCGAGCTGATGGCCCACCTCGGACACGAGACGTACGCCGTGGTCGGCGAGGACTGGGGAGCGGTGATCGGTTACCAGCTCGCCGCCCGCCACCGCGACCACGTCAGCGCTCTCGTGTTCGCCGAGGCCCTGTTCCCCGGCTTCGGCTTCGAGGACCACACCGCGCTCACCCCAGAGAACGTCACGAGCGGCCTGCACCTGTGGCATCTGGGCTTCTACTTCCAGCCGGACGTACCCGAGATGCTCATCGCCGGGCACGAACGCGAGCTGATCACCTACATGATCAAGTTCGAGCGCAGCCGCCCCGACACCGCCACCCCCGACGCGATCGACGAATACGTGCGCTGCTACTCCATGCCCGGCGGCATCCGCGCGATGCTCTCGATATACCGGGCGATGCTCGTCGACGCCGAACAGAACCGGCAGGCCGCACGGAAGAAGCTGGACATCCCGGTGCTGGCGCTCGGTGGTTCGGCCTTCATCGGCGACCGCAACGAGTCCCAGATGCGGCTCATGGCCCACGACGTCACCGGGCACGTCTTCGACGCCGGACACGACCTCGCCGAAGAAGTACCCGACGAGATGGCCGACGTCCTCCTGCCGTTCCTGGCCGGGAGCGCGTAG
- the tyrS gene encoding tyrosine--tRNA ligase: protein MTAIVDEFTWRGLIAHTTDEDALRKALADGPVTFYCGFDPTAASLHVGHLVQLLTVRRLQQAGHKPLALVGGATGHIGDPRPTAERTLNDPETIAGWVTRLRAQIEPYLSFEGENAAVMVNNMDWTSGLSVIEFLRDVGKHFRVNKMLTKDSVAQRLASDQGISYTEFSYQLLQAMDFLQLYRRYGCTLQTGGSDQWGNLTAGLDLIHRLEPQAETHALATPLMTKADGTKFGKSETGTLWLDPEMTTPYAFYQFWLNTDDRDISRYMRILSFRSREELEELEAATAERPQARTAQRALAEELTTLVHGADQCAAVIAASKALFGQGELAALDEATLAAAVSELPHAKVSELGLVTDLFAQVGLVASKSAARRTVKEGGAYVNNVKVAAEDAVATAGDLLHGRWLVLRKGKRNLAAVEVTGA, encoded by the coding sequence GTGACGGCCATCGTCGACGAGTTCACGTGGCGCGGGCTGATCGCCCACACCACTGACGAGGACGCATTGCGCAAGGCTCTCGCGGACGGCCCCGTCACGTTCTATTGCGGCTTCGACCCCACCGCGGCCAGCCTGCACGTCGGCCACCTGGTGCAGCTGCTCACCGTCCGCCGGCTCCAGCAGGCCGGGCACAAGCCGCTGGCGCTCGTGGGCGGCGCGACCGGCCACATCGGCGACCCGAGGCCGACCGCCGAACGCACCCTGAACGACCCGGAGACCATCGCCGGGTGGGTGACCCGGCTGCGCGCGCAGATCGAGCCGTACCTGTCGTTCGAGGGCGAGAACGCGGCGGTCATGGTCAACAACATGGACTGGACGTCGGGCCTGTCCGTGATCGAGTTCCTCCGGGACGTCGGCAAGCACTTCCGGGTGAACAAGATGCTCACCAAGGACTCCGTCGCCCAGCGGCTGGCGTCCGACCAGGGCATCAGCTACACGGAGTTCAGCTACCAGCTGCTTCAGGCCATGGACTTCCTCCAGCTGTACCGGCGCTACGGCTGCACGCTCCAGACCGGCGGCAGCGACCAGTGGGGCAACCTCACGGCCGGCCTCGACCTGATCCACCGCCTTGAGCCGCAGGCCGAGACGCACGCGCTCGCGACGCCGCTGATGACGAAGGCGGACGGCACCAAGTTCGGCAAGTCGGAGACGGGCACGCTGTGGCTCGACCCGGAGATGACCACGCCGTACGCGTTCTACCAGTTCTGGCTGAACACGGACGACCGGGACATCTCCCGGTACATGCGCATCCTCTCGTTCAGGTCCCGCGAGGAGCTTGAGGAGCTTGAGGCGGCGACGGCGGAACGGCCGCAGGCCCGCACCGCGCAGCGCGCGCTGGCCGAGGAGCTGACCACGCTGGTGCACGGCGCCGACCAGTGCGCCGCCGTGATCGCCGCGTCGAAGGCGCTGTTCGGGCAGGGCGAGCTGGCCGCGCTCGACGAGGCGACGCTGGCCGCCGCGGTCTCCGAGCTGCCGCACGCCAAGGTGAGCGAACTCGGCCTGGTCACCGACCTGTTCGCGCAGGTCGGCCTGGTGGCGAGCAAGTCGGCCGCCCGCCGCACCGTGAAGGAGGGCGGCGCCTACGTGAACAACGTGAAGGTGGCCGCCGAGGACGCGGTGGCCACGGCCGGTGACCTGCTGCACGGCCGCTGGCTGGTGCTGCGCAAGGGCAAGAGGAACCTGGCGGCCGTCGAGGTCACCGGAGCCTGA
- a CDS encoding ABC transporter ATP-binding protein — protein sequence MASEASAPTPGGAPAPLLVLDDVQAGYGRAAMVLRGLTIEVPPGTVVCLVGPNGAGKSTVLKVASGLLKPRSGRIVVDGQDVTGQGPQQMLASGLAHVLQGHSVFKEMTVAENVLLGAYTLRDKAVIAERVAFVQELFPIVGERWKQLAGLLSGGQQKQVEFARSLMVDPKVVLLDEPSMGLDPKSTATVFEQVVRMRDAGTAVLLVEQNARRALETADLGCVLDLGRVHISGPAPELLADPQLSELYLGGRPSEPSTTGP from the coding sequence TTGGCATCTGAGGCATCCGCCCCGACCCCCGGCGGCGCGCCCGCGCCGCTGCTCGTCCTCGACGACGTCCAGGCCGGTTACGGCCGGGCGGCCATGGTGCTGCGCGGCCTGACCATCGAGGTGCCCCCCGGCACCGTCGTGTGCCTCGTCGGCCCCAACGGCGCGGGCAAGTCCACCGTCCTCAAGGTCGCGAGCGGCCTGCTGAAGCCGCGTTCCGGCCGGATCGTCGTCGACGGGCAGGACGTCACGGGCCAGGGCCCGCAGCAGATGCTGGCCTCGGGACTCGCGCACGTCCTCCAGGGGCACAGCGTCTTCAAGGAGATGACCGTCGCGGAGAACGTGCTCCTCGGCGCCTACACCCTGCGGGACAAGGCCGTGATCGCCGAACGGGTCGCGTTCGTGCAGGAGCTGTTCCCGATCGTGGGCGAACGCTGGAAGCAACTGGCCGGTCTGCTGTCGGGCGGGCAGCAGAAGCAGGTCGAGTTCGCCCGTTCCCTCATGGTCGACCCCAAGGTCGTGCTCCTCGACGAGCCGTCGATGGGCCTCGACCCCAAGAGCACCGCCACGGTGTTCGAACAGGTGGTGCGCATGCGGGACGCGGGCACGGCGGTCCTGCTCGTCGAGCAGAACGCGCGCCGCGCCCTGGAGACGGCCGATCTCGGCTGCGTGCTCGACCTGGGCCGGGTCCACATCTCGGGACCCGCGCCCGAACTCCTGGCCGACCCGCAGCTGTCCGAGCTGTACCTGGGCGGCCGGCCGTCGGAACCCTCGACGACCGGCCCCTGA
- a CDS encoding ABC transporter ATP-binding protein: protein MTTAPHGLSTVELTKSFGGVRAVDRASVSFQHGKINALIGPNGSGKTTFFNCVTGMIKPDSGTVTYRERDITGRPPHRIARAGIGRSFQLCRVFPRMTVLDNVLVGVRRNRLRDLIAGARQPDEVEKARELLVRVGIDHLENAEAGNLSYGQQKLLELAGVLMGDPETIMLDEPAGGVNPALIGRIGTLIRELNAEGRTFLVVEHNMDMVMSLSDHVVVFDRGRPIAEGPPSVVRADPRVLEAYLGI from the coding sequence ATGACCACGGCCCCGCACGGCCTCTCAACCGTGGAGCTGACCAAGTCCTTCGGCGGCGTCCGCGCCGTCGACCGGGCCAGCGTGTCGTTCCAGCACGGCAAGATCAACGCGCTGATCGGCCCCAACGGCTCGGGCAAGACCACGTTCTTCAACTGCGTCACCGGCATGATCAAGCCCGACTCGGGCACCGTCACCTACCGGGAACGCGACATCACCGGCCGGCCCCCGCACCGGATCGCCCGCGCCGGGATCGGGCGCAGCTTCCAGCTGTGCCGCGTCTTCCCGCGCATGACCGTGCTGGACAACGTCCTGGTCGGGGTGCGCCGCAACCGGCTGCGCGACCTGATCGCCGGGGCGAGGCAGCCCGATGAGGTCGAGAAGGCCAGGGAACTGCTGGTGCGCGTCGGCATCGACCACCTGGAGAACGCCGAGGCCGGCAACCTCTCCTACGGGCAGCAGAAGCTCCTCGAACTCGCCGGCGTGCTGATGGGCGACCCGGAGACCATCATGCTGGACGAGCCCGCGGGCGGCGTGAACCCCGCGCTCATCGGCCGCATCGGCACCCTGATCCGCGAACTCAACGCCGAGGGACGGACGTTCCTCGTCGTCGAACACAACATGGACATGGTCATGAGCCTGTCCGACCACGTCGTCGTCTTCGACCGGGGCCGCCCCATCGCCGAGGGGCCGCCGTCGGTCGTGCGGGCCGACCCGCGAGTCCTGGAGGCATACCTTGGCATCTGA
- a CDS encoding branched-chain amino acid ABC transporter permease — protein sequence MSGSLLFQSLVLGVLLGGLYALLAAGLTLYFGVMRVVMIAHSAFLILAAYLAWYFNKETGLDPLLSLVVTVPLFFAAGVVMQRLLITRLRPATLTMMSVLLTFAIALFIEGMLGFVFTGTQRRINLSYSGSDIEFFGAQIAVVKLVAFGLAAVSLALLYVLLKKSRFGQALRATIQHPQAAQLVGVRTDRVAGLGFGIGLATAAVGGTALSLDATIYPSLHWHWVGPLMAIIVVGGLGSIPGTAIAAMVLGIGQSLLQVELGTTWAQTLFYIALFVTLMVRPQGFFGGRLAQRF from the coding sequence GTGTCCGGTTCCCTCCTCTTCCAGAGCCTCGTGCTCGGCGTCCTGCTCGGCGGGCTCTACGCCCTCCTCGCCGCGGGGCTGACCCTCTACTTCGGCGTGATGCGCGTCGTGATGATCGCGCACTCCGCGTTCCTGATCCTCGCCGCCTACCTGGCGTGGTACTTCAACAAGGAGACGGGCCTCGACCCGCTGCTCTCGCTGGTCGTCACCGTCCCGCTGTTCTTCGCCGCGGGCGTCGTCATGCAGCGGCTGCTCATCACGCGGCTGCGCCCGGCGACGCTGACCATGATGTCCGTGCTGCTGACGTTCGCCATCGCCCTGTTCATCGAGGGCATGCTCGGCTTCGTCTTCACCGGCACCCAGCGCCGCATCAACCTCTCCTACTCGGGCTCCGACATCGAGTTCTTCGGCGCCCAGATCGCGGTCGTCAAGCTGGTGGCCTTCGGGCTCGCCGCCGTGTCCCTCGCCCTGCTGTACGTGCTGCTCAAGAAGAGCCGCTTCGGCCAGGCGCTGCGCGCCACCATCCAGCACCCGCAGGCGGCCCAGCTGGTCGGGGTCCGCACCGACCGGGTCGCGGGACTCGGCTTCGGCATCGGCCTGGCCACCGCGGCCGTCGGCGGCACGGCGCTGTCGCTCGACGCCACCATCTACCCGTCCCTGCACTGGCACTGGGTCGGCCCGCTCATGGCGATCATCGTCGTCGGCGGACTCGGTTCCATACCGGGAACGGCCATCGCCGCGATGGTCCTGGGCATCGGGCAGAGCCTGCTCCAGGTCGAACTCGGCACCACCTGGGCGCAGACCCTGTTCTACATCGCGCTGTTCGTCACGCTGATGGTGCGCCCGCAGGGATTCTTCGGAGGTCGACTTGCCCAGCGCTTCTGA
- a CDS encoding helix-turn-helix domain-containing protein, with protein sequence MPQATDAVGARIKEIRALRGFSLRELSARAHVSPSMLSRIESGARTPSEQVIAAAARALSVSVTVLHGQPYIEQLRQDQLDRLIAPLANALDDWGIPPEDGDPPPRSAADLKQAITRVRELRAGSDYATLAEEAPALLAEISHAVWLASAPGRAREVAHWAQAEAALGAFSVAYKFGYMDLARLALSRMAMAAAQSGDPRQVAAERLKRAQLSAEGPALERGLRLVRQGLRDLEDDGSVPTRAMRGGLLLKGGQLSALLSGADESGEWFAEARGIAAEIGETSHYALAFGPTNVAQHEVAAAGDHDRHGAAVELAGRMRLPDGYSPARAGQFWIDYARSLALTARHEAALESLERARRVSPQQTRYHATTRATVGTLLRARSRPSDRLRQFAQWSGV encoded by the coding sequence ATGCCGCAGGCCACTGACGCCGTGGGGGCACGCATCAAGGAGATTCGTGCCCTGCGCGGTTTCTCGCTGCGCGAGCTGTCGGCTCGCGCCCACGTCTCGCCGTCCATGCTGTCGCGCATCGAAAGCGGCGCCAGGACCCCGAGCGAACAGGTCATCGCCGCCGCCGCCCGCGCCCTGTCGGTCTCCGTCACCGTCCTGCACGGCCAGCCCTACATCGAGCAGTTGCGTCAGGACCAGTTGGACCGGCTGATCGCGCCCCTGGCCAACGCGCTGGACGACTGGGGCATCCCCCCGGAGGACGGCGACCCGCCGCCCCGCTCCGCGGCCGACCTGAAGCAGGCGATCACCCGCGTGCGGGAGCTGCGCGCCGGCTCCGACTACGCGACGCTGGCCGAGGAGGCGCCCGCGCTGCTCGCGGAGATCTCCCACGCGGTGTGGCTGGCATCCGCCCCGGGCCGCGCACGCGAGGTGGCGCACTGGGCCCAGGCCGAGGCCGCCCTCGGGGCCTTCTCCGTCGCGTACAAGTTCGGCTACATGGACCTGGCCCGTCTCGCGCTGTCGCGCATGGCCATGGCGGCGGCACAGTCCGGCGACCCCCGCCAGGTCGCGGCCGAGCGGCTGAAGCGGGCACAGCTGAGCGCCGAGGGTCCGGCGCTCGAACGGGGTCTGCGCCTGGTGCGTCAGGGGCTGCGGGATCTGGAGGACGACGGAAGTGTGCCGACCCGCGCGATGCGGGGCGGCCTGCTGCTGAAGGGAGGGCAGTTGTCCGCCCTCCTCTCCGGCGCGGACGAGTCAGGGGAATGGTTCGCGGAAGCCCGGGGGATCGCCGCCGAAATAGGGGAAACGTCGCACTACGCGCTGGCGTTCGGCCCCACCAACGTCGCCCAGCACGAGGTGGCGGCGGCCGGCGACCACGACCGGCACGGAGCAGCGGTCGAACTGGCCGGCCGGATGCGCCTGCCGGACGGCTACTCACCGGCACGCGCGGGGCAGTTCTGGATCGACTACGCACGTTCCCTCGCCCTGACCGCGAGGCATGAGGCCGCGCTCGAATCCCTGGAACGGGCCCGGCGGGTGAGTCCGCAGCAGACGAGGTACCACGCGACCACGCGCGCCACCGTCGGCACACTGCTGCGCGCCCGCTCCCGCCCCTCCGACCGGCTGCGGCAATTCGCGCAGTGGAGCGGCGTATAG
- a CDS encoding IclR family transcriptional regulator, translating into MGRRVPAVSRALDILELFLDGDGTLSAPEITRRLQLPRTTVHELVTTLAARSYLVPVPEQPGRYRLGVRTYQLGSRYAEQLDLAAEGQQVARAVAETCGETVHVAVLEEADVIYIAKVDSTHAVRMVSAAGRRLPAHCTAVGKMLLASLPPRELAERLPAGGELPGMTPNSITSPEALRAALDEVRERGFASEQRESNPDVSCVAGPVRDRAGRVVAALSISVPMIRWSADRQEELAALAVRGAAQLSERLGHHAG; encoded by the coding sequence ATGGGGCGTCGCGTGCCGGCGGTGAGCCGGGCGTTGGACATATTGGAGCTGTTTCTCGATGGGGACGGCACGCTGTCCGCCCCCGAGATCACCCGCCGGCTCCAGCTGCCGCGCACCACCGTGCACGAGCTGGTGACCACGCTGGCCGCGCGTTCCTACCTGGTGCCGGTGCCTGAGCAGCCCGGCAGGTACCGGCTGGGCGTGCGGACCTACCAGCTCGGCAGCAGGTACGCGGAGCAGCTCGACCTGGCCGCCGAGGGGCAGCAGGTGGCGCGGGCGGTGGCCGAGACCTGCGGGGAGACCGTGCACGTGGCGGTCCTCGAAGAGGCCGACGTCATCTACATCGCGAAGGTCGACAGCACCCACGCGGTGCGCATGGTGTCCGCGGCCGGCCGCCGGCTGCCCGCGCACTGCACGGCCGTCGGCAAGATGCTGCTGGCCTCGCTGCCGCCGCGGGAGTTGGCGGAACGGCTGCCCGCCGGGGGCGAACTGCCCGGCATGACACCGAACTCGATCACCTCGCCCGAGGCGCTGCGCGCGGCTCTCGACGAGGTCAGGGAGCGCGGGTTCGCCTCGGAGCAGCGGGAGTCCAACCCGGACGTCAGCTGCGTGGCCGGGCCGGTCAGGGACCGGGCCGGCCGCGTCGTCGCGGCCCTGAGCATCTCGGTGCCGATGATCCGCTGGAGCGCCGACCGGCAGGAGGAGCTGGCCGCGCTCGCGGTGCGGGGCGCCGCGCAGCTCTCCGAGCGCCTGGGCCACCACGCGGGCTGA
- a CDS encoding NUDIX hydrolase — translation MWKNLGERTVYSNPWLRVNLADVELPDGRHLDHYLVRLRPVALATAVNARGEVLLLWRHRFITDSWGWEIAAGVVEDGESPEAAAAREMLEETGWRPAGALRHLLTVEPSNGLSDARHHVYWSEGAEYVGHPEDDFESSRREWVPLKDVPELVAAGQVRAANTAAALMLLHVMHRWPRRPRPRRS, via the coding sequence ATGTGGAAGAACCTCGGCGAACGGACGGTGTACTCCAACCCGTGGCTGCGGGTGAACCTCGCCGATGTCGAACTCCCCGACGGCCGCCACCTGGACCACTACCTCGTCCGGCTGCGTCCGGTCGCGCTGGCCACGGCCGTCAACGCACGCGGTGAGGTGCTGCTGCTGTGGCGGCACCGGTTCATCACCGACTCCTGGGGGTGGGAGATCGCGGCCGGGGTCGTCGAGGACGGCGAATCACCAGAAGCGGCGGCGGCGCGGGAGATGCTGGAGGAGACGGGCTGGCGGCCCGCGGGCGCGCTGCGGCACCTGCTCACCGTGGAGCCCTCGAACGGACTCAGCGACGCGCGGCACCACGTCTACTGGAGCGAGGGCGCCGAGTACGTGGGGCACCCCGAAGACGACTTCGAATCCTCACGGCGGGAGTGGGTGCCGCTCAAGGACGTTCCCGAGCTGGTGGCCGCGGGGCAGGTGCGCGCGGCGAACACGGCCGCCGCCCTCATGCTGCTGCACGTCATGCACCGCTGGCCACGCCGCCCGCGCCCCCGCCGGTCGTGA
- a CDS encoding branched-chain amino acid ABC transporter permease: MPSASDTRRAPAPAQDAAAGPPRGPLSTGNVVRGAAFLVAAALILLFPALAPNPFILFSGVIVASYACTATAWNFMGGFTGYISLGHAAFFGLGAYATGLLTGDLDWPPFVAWFVAGLIVVVLCVPVGIAALRVRGASFVIVSIAFVLILLLVAQAWADLTGGSNGLVVPRPFPDLSRPEHHRAFYFLFVALLAVMLLVWWAIDRSRFGAGLKAIREDEDKAQALGVPTRDYKLVAYLVSAFFTALAGGMYALWFGDLDPIFQFSILLGSYMVLMALLGGVRHLFGPLLGAVIVGSALEFFKLEFGDTQLHLVAAAVLLGIVVLFMPDGIIPAARDLARRFGPQGTSIREMTAAELLERNRAAAARTQADADAPQSKEDRP; encoded by the coding sequence TTGCCCAGCGCTTCTGACACCCGCCGCGCCCCGGCACCGGCCCAGGACGCCGCCGCCGGCCCCCCGCGGGGACCGCTCAGCACCGGCAACGTGGTCCGCGGCGCCGCGTTCCTCGTCGCCGCCGCGCTCATCCTGCTCTTCCCCGCGCTCGCCCCCAACCCGTTCATCCTCTTCTCCGGCGTCATCGTCGCCTCCTACGCCTGCACCGCCACGGCGTGGAACTTCATGGGCGGCTTCACCGGCTACATCTCCCTCGGACACGCCGCGTTCTTCGGGCTCGGCGCCTACGCCACAGGGCTGCTGACGGGCGATTTGGACTGGCCGCCGTTCGTGGCCTGGTTCGTCGCCGGGCTGATCGTCGTGGTCCTGTGCGTGCCCGTGGGCATCGCCGCGCTGCGCGTGCGCGGCGCGTCGTTCGTCATCGTCTCGATCGCGTTCGTCCTGATCCTGCTGCTGGTCGCCCAGGCGTGGGCGGACCTCACCGGCGGCTCGAACGGCCTCGTCGTGCCGCGTCCCTTCCCCGACCTGTCGCGGCCCGAGCACCACCGCGCCTTCTACTTCCTGTTCGTCGCCCTGCTCGCGGTGATGCTGCTCGTGTGGTGGGCGATCGACAGGTCCCGGTTCGGCGCCGGGCTGAAGGCGATCCGCGAGGACGAGGACAAGGCCCAGGCCCTCGGCGTCCCCACCCGCGACTACAAGCTGGTCGCGTACCTGGTCTCCGCGTTCTTCACCGCGCTCGCGGGCGGCATGTACGCGCTGTGGTTCGGCGACCTCGACCCGATCTTCCAGTTCTCCATCCTGCTCGGCTCCTACATGGTGCTGATGGCGCTGCTCGGCGGCGTGCGGCACCTGTTCGGACCGCTGCTCGGCGCCGTGATCGTCGGCAGCGCGCTTGAGTTCTTCAAGCTGGAGTTCGGCGATACCCAGCTGCACCTCGTCGCCGCCGCCGTCCTGCTCGGCATCGTGGTGCTGTTCATGCCGGACGGCATCATCCCCGCCGCCCGCGACCTCGCCCGGCGCTTCGGCCCGCAGGGCACATCGATCCGCGAGATGACCGCGGCGGAACTGCTCGAACGCAACCGGGCCGCCGCCGCGCGCACGCAGGCCGACGCCGACGCGCCGCAGTCGAAGGAGGACAGGCCATGA
- a CDS encoding TetR/AcrR family transcriptional regulator, which translates to MARTREFDTEAAVSRAMELFWTRGYEATSVRDLTQHLGIGQGSLYAAFGDKDGLYRAALEHYRTTLAAAALRSLEEGADVRTAIRALLTERIRIAVDRGGQGCLAVNAVCERLPQDAATRRTVRDMQDATREALTEVLRAAMERGETATRHAPHTVAAFLVTFLNGLLVSSKITPDASALELLVDVALTALD; encoded by the coding sequence ATGGCAAGGACCCGGGAGTTCGACACCGAGGCGGCGGTGAGCCGCGCGATGGAGCTGTTCTGGACGCGCGGCTACGAGGCGACCTCGGTACGCGACCTGACCCAGCACCTGGGGATCGGACAGGGGTCCTTGTATGCGGCGTTCGGCGACAAGGACGGCCTGTACAGGGCCGCGCTGGAGCACTACCGCACCACCCTCGCCGCGGCCGCCCTGCGCAGCCTGGAGGAGGGGGCGGACGTCCGCACGGCGATCCGTGCGCTCCTGACGGAGCGGATCCGCATCGCCGTCGACCGCGGCGGCCAGGGCTGCCTGGCCGTCAACGCCGTCTGCGAGCGGCTGCCCCAGGACGCGGCGACCCGCCGCACCGTGCGCGACATGCAGGACGCGACCCGGGAGGCGTTGACCGAGGTGCTGCGGGCCGCGATGGAGCGGGGCGAGACCGCGACGCGGCACGCCCCGCACACGGTCGCCGCGTTCCTGGTCACCTTCCTCAACGGGCTGCTGGTCTCCTCGAAGATCACGCCGGACGCCTCCGCACTCGAACTCCTCGTGGACGTCGCGCTGACCGCTCTCGACTGA
- a CDS encoding amino acid ABC transporter substrate-binding protein produces the protein MSQWKRRATALAATLSASALLLTACSGGSGGGGPDDPIVIGVSLPLTGDFSEPGKGVQRGYEAWVSAVNENGGLLGREVELRVLDDQSSADRVVQDYEALIAHYEVDLVFGPFSTRLVVPSARVAEEYGMLFVEPAGAAEAVFEQGFENLFYAAPAIAQDHYAHLADHILSLPEGQRPRTVAVASMDDPFAQGTAHGLRDRLAEAGLEIVVDETYPPNTTDFAGIAAKIDDSGADMVIGGTQYQDAVNLIVALQQLNYQPQIAAFSTAPTNPEFPVAIGDRTEGIIAPTGYTPDADWPSNVAFVEHYTEMFGGPPAEDEANAYTTGQVVAAAVEAVGCAEQGECQQRLVDWLRDNEVDTVVGPLSWDDKGRPQSAHLIQQYVDGEVSIVLPEDTAEAPFVHPKPEW, from the coding sequence ATGTCCCAGTGGAAAAGACGCGCGACCGCGCTCGCGGCCACGCTGTCCGCATCTGCTCTCCTCCTCACCGCCTGCTCCGGCGGCTCCGGCGGCGGAGGCCCGGACGATCCCATCGTCATCGGCGTCTCCCTGCCCCTGACCGGCGACTTCTCCGAGCCCGGCAAGGGCGTGCAGCGCGGCTACGAGGCATGGGTCTCCGCCGTCAACGAGAACGGCGGACTGCTCGGCCGCGAGGTCGAACTCCGCGTCCTGGACGACCAGTCGAGCGCCGACCGCGTGGTCCAGGACTACGAGGCGCTGATCGCCCACTACGAGGTCGACCTGGTCTTCGGCCCGTTCTCCACCCGCCTCGTGGTGCCGAGCGCCCGCGTGGCCGAGGAGTACGGCATGCTCTTCGTCGAGCCCGCGGGCGCCGCGGAGGCGGTCTTCGAGCAGGGCTTCGAAAACCTCTTCTACGCCGCACCCGCCATCGCCCAGGACCACTACGCCCACCTCGCCGACCACATCCTCTCGCTGCCCGAGGGCCAGCGCCCCAGGACCGTCGCGGTCGCCTCGATGGACGACCCGTTCGCCCAGGGCACCGCCCACGGCCTGCGGGACCGGCTCGCGGAAGCGGGCCTTGAGATCGTCGTCGACGAGACCTACCCGCCGAACACCACCGACTTCGCCGGCATCGCCGCCAAGATCGACGACTCCGGGGCCGACATGGTGATCGGCGGCACCCAGTACCAGGACGCCGTCAACCTCATCGTCGCCCTCCAGCAGCTCAACTACCAGCCGCAGATCGCCGCGTTCTCCACCGCGCCGACCAACCCCGAGTTCCCCGTCGCCATCGGCGACCGCACCGAGGGCATCATCGCCCCCACCGGCTACACGCCCGACGCGGACTGGCCCTCGAACGTGGCGTTCGTCGAGCACTACACGGAGATGTTCGGCGGCCCGCCCGCCGAGGACGAGGCCAACGCCTACACCACGGGGCAGGTCGTGGCCGCCGCCGTCGAGGCGGTGGGCTGCGCGGAGCAGGGCGAGTGCCAGCAGCGGCTCGTCGACTGGCTCAGGGACAACGAGGTCGACACGGTCGTCGGCCCCCTCTCCTGGGACGACAAGGGGCGCCCGCAGAGCGCCCACCTGATCCAGCAGTACGTCGACGGTGAGGTCAGCATCGTGCTGCCCGAGGACACCGCCGAAGCCCCCTTCGTCCACCCCAAGCCGGAGTGGTGA